A window of the Pseudobdellovibrionaceae bacterium genome harbors these coding sequences:
- a CDS encoding DNA starvation/stationary phase protection protein, which produces MKKESSMEKINIGINEEDRKSIAKGLAHFLADSYTLYLKTHKFHWNVQGPMFNTLHLMFETQYTELAVAVDDIAERIRALGAKAPGSYREFIELSSIKEEDGELSAEQMIKSLLAGHEQVAKTAREIFPLVDKASDEPTADLLTQRMQIHEKTAWMLRSLLV; this is translated from the coding sequence ATCAAAAAGGAGAGTTCAATGGAAAAGATCAACATTGGCATAAATGAAGAAGACAGAAAAAGCATTGCAAAAGGTTTAGCGCATTTCTTAGCAGACAGTTACACTTTATACCTTAAAACCCACAAGTTTCACTGGAACGTTCAAGGTCCTATGTTTAACACTTTGCACTTGATGTTTGAAACTCAGTACACAGAGTTAGCAGTAGCCGTGGATGATATCGCTGAAAGAATTCGCGCACTGGGTGCCAAAGCCCCAGGTTCTTATCGTGAATTCATCGAACTTTCATCCATCAAAGAAGAAGACGGAGAGCTAAGCGCAGAACAAATGATCAAAAGCCTACTAGCAGGCCACGAACAAGTTGCAAAAACCGCACGCGAAATTTTTCCCCTAGTAGACAAAGCCTCTGACGAACCTACTGCTGATCTTCTAACACAAAGAATGCAGATCCACGAAAAAACAGCATGGATGCTTAGATCTCTTTTAGTATAG
- a CDS encoding hydrogen peroxide-inducible genes activator: protein MPSLTQMKYIVSVFENKSFSLASKECHVSQPSLSMQIQKAEDELEVTIFDRNSKPISVTDKGLKLVQQMKIILNESKRLSDLSKIQAGTLSGQIDLAVIPTVAPYLLPLILNPIAQDMPHVQVNIFEQTTSEILQNLKSKEIDAAILATPLNEPDLIESPLYYEPFYVLAHKAHPILKNKVVREQDIAKFPIWLLDEGHCFRTQTLSVCSPRHHQDVFANVKYAGGSIHTLMQIVLESDGCTLIPHLALKDLSPNTIKTHVRPLKKPTPSREISLVMHKSQWKTDVLSRIKALTLQTMDKELLKPHGLEVLEIENG from the coding sequence GTGCCCAGTTTAACACAAATGAAGTACATCGTATCCGTTTTTGAAAACAAGAGCTTTAGCCTCGCCTCCAAAGAGTGCCACGTCTCTCAACCTAGTTTGAGCATGCAAATTCAAAAGGCTGAAGACGAACTTGAAGTCACCATTTTTGATAGAAACTCTAAGCCTATCTCTGTTACCGATAAGGGCCTTAAGCTTGTGCAGCAAATGAAAATCATTTTAAATGAGAGCAAGCGCCTCAGTGACCTGAGCAAAATCCAAGCAGGAACCTTAAGTGGGCAGATTGATCTTGCGGTGATTCCCACCGTAGCACCTTATTTGCTTCCATTGATTCTAAACCCTATTGCTCAGGATATGCCTCATGTGCAGGTGAATATTTTTGAACAGACCACTTCTGAAATCTTACAAAATTTGAAAAGCAAAGAGATAGATGCTGCTATTCTGGCGACTCCGCTTAATGAGCCCGATCTTATTGAATCCCCACTTTATTACGAGCCCTTTTATGTGCTAGCCCACAAAGCTCATCCTATTTTAAAAAACAAAGTGGTGCGCGAACAAGATATTGCTAAGTTTCCGATTTGGCTTTTAGACGAAGGACATTGCTTTCGTACACAAACACTTTCTGTGTGTTCTCCTCGTCACCATCAAGATGTCTTTGCCAATGTGAAGTACGCTGGGGGCAGCATTCATACCCTGATGCAAATTGTACTTGAAAGCGATGGTTGCACTTTGATCCCACATCTGGCTCTTAAAGATCTCTCTCCTAATACCATCAAAACTCATGTGCGCCCTCTTAAAAAACCCACCCCTTCCCGAGAGATCAGTTTAGTCATGCACAAATCCCAATGGAAGACCGATGTTTTATCCAGAATCAAAGCTCTGACTCTTCAAACTATGGACAAAGAATTATTAAAACCCCATGGACTGGAAGTCTTAGAGATTGAAAACGGATAA
- the queF gene encoding preQ(1) synthase: protein MKANKALFQHVEEDMGDENKLYGQIAIENNQLESFDNRNPKRDYMIEFECPEFTCLCPRSGFPDFATIYISYVPDLKCVELKSLKLYINGFRNQNIFHEDVTNMILDDLVNLLQPRWMEVAADFTVRGNIHTLVRAVHKKQGYELPEDLA from the coding sequence ATGAAGGCCAACAAGGCACTATTTCAACACGTGGAGGAAGACATGGGTGACGAAAACAAACTGTACGGTCAAATAGCCATCGAAAACAATCAGCTTGAGAGCTTTGATAACAGAAACCCTAAACGTGACTATATGATCGAATTCGAATGCCCAGAGTTCACTTGCCTTTGCCCTCGTAGTGGTTTCCCTGATTTTGCGACCATTTACATTTCCTATGTTCCTGATCTGAAGTGTGTGGAGCTGAAATCCCTTAAGCTTTATATCAATGGGTTTAGAAATCAAAATATCTTTCACGAAGACGTCACCAATATGATTCTTGATGACCTAGTGAACCTTCTTCAACCTCGTTGGATGGAAGTCGCCGCAGACTTTACCGTGCGCGGAAACATCCACACCCTTGTACGTGCCGTGCACAAAAAACAAGGCTACGAGCTGCCCGAAGATTTAGCTTAA
- a CDS encoding RNA methyltransferase, giving the protein MSLKLGRFLSDQWPEQLKIADSWYSPQQIVNTFVGLITEERLEKIQKIVPQRSSSFIPVLENIYDRGNISAVMRSAEAFGFYEMHIIEGSEKFKESARVTQGADKWLNIYRWSNTAEALSFLKERHVKIYATHLSKESIEIQDIPRGSGQQVALIFGNEKEGVTDQALEYCDGNILIPMKGFTQSFNISVAAALCFQEAAKQAKTIGSSIQEALTASYILKSLDLTDTQIYKILESQ; this is encoded by the coding sequence ATGTCATTAAAGCTAGGACGTTTTTTATCGGATCAATGGCCAGAGCAACTTAAGATTGCTGACAGCTGGTATTCCCCTCAGCAGATCGTAAATACTTTTGTGGGTTTGATCACAGAAGAGCGTTTAGAAAAGATTCAAAAGATTGTTCCCCAAAGAAGTTCAAGTTTTATTCCTGTGTTGGAAAATATTTATGATAGGGGCAACATCAGTGCCGTCATGAGAAGTGCTGAAGCTTTTGGTTTTTATGAAATGCACATCATTGAGGGCAGTGAAAAATTTAAAGAGTCTGCGCGAGTCACTCAAGGTGCGGACAAATGGTTAAACATATATCGTTGGTCCAATACGGCAGAGGCTTTGAGTTTTTTAAAAGAGCGCCATGTGAAAATTTATGCCACTCATCTATCTAAAGAATCGATAGAGATTCAAGACATTCCTCGCGGTTCTGGTCAGCAAGTGGCTTTAATTTTTGGAAATGAAAAAGAAGGGGTGACAGATCAAGCCTTAGAATACTGTGATGGCAATATCCTGATTCCCATGAAGGGTTTTACACAAAGTTTTAATATCTCTGTCGCCGCAGCCCTGTGCTTTCAAGAAGCCGCCAAACAAGCAAAAACCATAGGCTCTTCCATTCAAGAGGCTCTTACAGCAAGCTACATCCTAAAAAGCCTAGATCTCACCGACACCCAAATCTACAAAATACTCGAATCTCAGTAG
- a CDS encoding S-adenosylmethionine decarboxylase proenzyme yields the protein MNLDYEGPEKKLELTCNDSVDFLSYPDQYWGDLLKSCGALILNSVKTEHLKAFLISESSLFVWKNRVLMITCGQTQLIKSAQMLIRHIGKENISSLYFSRKNEHYPDMQKSFARADFKTLKQELGAGKAYRLGQRDSHHLYVFEYVADSKRLIKEHLTEVLIYRISKNKTESFLKNTPEQRIAIEKAVGQIFPEYELDHYWFTPCGYSANAFKGTHYGTVHVTPEVDQNYISFETNGVAREDVQSWVEKICDLFEPQAVDVIFYDNETQTPYEPQFSKYALQQKSHQALPSGFGLNHLHFARPIEQWSTAVDLNLD from the coding sequence ATGAATTTGGACTATGAAGGACCAGAAAAGAAGCTAGAGTTGACCTGTAACGACTCTGTGGATTTTTTAAGTTATCCTGATCAGTATTGGGGCGACCTGCTTAAGTCCTGTGGCGCTTTGATTTTAAATTCGGTTAAGACGGAACATTTAAAAGCCTTTTTGATTTCAGAGTCCAGTCTGTTTGTCTGGAAAAACCGAGTGTTGATGATCACCTGCGGTCAAACTCAGTTGATCAAATCAGCACAAATGTTGATTCGTCATATAGGAAAAGAAAACATTTCGAGTCTATATTTTTCCCGAAAAAATGAACATTATCCCGACATGCAAAAAAGTTTTGCCAGAGCCGACTTTAAAACACTCAAGCAAGAACTGGGTGCGGGAAAAGCCTATCGTTTGGGTCAGCGTGACTCTCATCATCTTTATGTCTTTGAATATGTCGCAGATTCCAAGCGGCTTATAAAAGAACATCTGACTGAAGTTTTGATTTATAGAATCAGCAAAAATAAGACGGAATCTTTTTTAAAGAATACCCCTGAACAGCGCATAGCTATTGAAAAAGCCGTAGGGCAGATTTTTCCAGAGTATGAATTGGATCATTATTGGTTTACTCCTTGCGGATACTCTGCCAATGCTTTTAAAGGAACACACTACGGTACAGTGCATGTCACCCCTGAAGTGGATCAAAATTACATCAGCTTTGAAACTAATGGTGTGGCACGAGAAGATGTACAGTCGTGGGTAGAAAAGATATGTGATCTTTTTGAACCCCAAGCTGTGGATGTGATCTTTTACGACAATGAAACGCAGACGCCTTATGAACCCCAGTTTTCCAAATACGCACTACAACAAAAGAGCCATCAAGCTTTGCCTTCAGGTTTTGGTCTTAATCATTTACATTTTGCTCGTCCCATAGAGCAGTGGTCTACGGCTGTAGACTTAAATTTAGATTAG
- a CDS encoding glycosyltransferase family 2 protein: MYTSTREPFFSVIIPTYNRLPYLKLALNSVLRQDFQNFEVIIVDDGSTDDTLVWTQELQKTEPRLRVLHQPNQGVSTARNTGIQSAIAPWIALLDSDDQWMPEKLSVCHDFILNRQSHPILHSDEVWLREDRIVKQKLKRPSGDAFAECVKQCCIGPSTSVLHRSVFAHVGLFRCDLPVCEDYDFWLRATSRFMVTHIPLALIQKHGGHEDQLSTRFHSMDFWRLKALVFQLWNPFLTSDKKALVAETMIQKSEILLKGYEKHHNLENKNTVLELKKQAQDSLYHTQTNSELTHRHHENRS, encoded by the coding sequence ATGTACACCTCAACTCGTGAACCTTTTTTTTCTGTCATCATACCCACATACAACAGACTGCCTTATCTCAAGTTGGCCCTTAATTCTGTATTACGTCAAGACTTTCAAAATTTTGAAGTCATTATTGTCGATGATGGATCCACAGATGACACTTTGGTTTGGACTCAAGAATTACAGAAAACCGAGCCACGCCTGCGAGTGCTTCATCAGCCCAATCAAGGTGTAAGCACTGCCAGAAACACGGGCATTCAGTCCGCAATCGCACCGTGGATTGCCTTGCTGGATTCAGACGATCAATGGATGCCAGAAAAACTAAGCGTCTGTCATGATTTTATTCTGAACAGACAAAGCCATCCTATTTTACATAGCGATGAGGTGTGGCTAAGAGAGGATCGTATTGTAAAACAAAAACTTAAACGCCCATCTGGAGACGCCTTTGCGGAGTGTGTAAAACAATGCTGCATCGGTCCCTCCACTTCAGTCCTTCATCGCAGCGTCTTTGCCCATGTTGGACTTTTTAGATGCGATCTGCCTGTATGCGAAGACTATGACTTTTGGTTACGAGCCACATCACGCTTTATGGTGACCCACATTCCTTTAGCTTTGATTCAAAAACATGGAGGCCATGAAGATCAACTCTCTACGCGCTTTCATTCTATGGACTTCTGGAGGCTCAAAGCTTTGGTCTTTCAACTTTGGAATCCTTTTTTAACTTCAGATAAAAAGGCTCTAGTTGCAGAAACTATGATTCAAAAAAGTGAAATTTTACTTAAGGGATATGAGAAGCATCACAACCTTGAGAATAAAAATACAGTGCTTGAACTCAAAAAGCAGGCTCAAGACTCTCTATATCACACCCAAACTAATAGCGAGCTCACGCATCGACACCACGAAAATAGATCGTGA
- a CDS encoding competence/damage-inducible protein A, whose protein sequence is MKSVSILATGSEVVSGQIINTNAAWLAQKLSKLNLDVNYHWAVADDPLKILEALEYLSGRSDAVFVTGGLGPTTDDLTRKLVADWLGLKLNLVDKEWERIQERVLILQVEAREGHKWQAYFPEGAEIYTNLVGTASGFSLKRKPQNTELYFLPGPPVEMEYIWETHLEERVRLLAPAEGLKLLTWQFIELPESEVAYIADTVVDELKFLSGYRAMPPIVEFKLWAPPSFDPSKSGPILRLENEFRDYLHSINEFNYLWESFRVLSKSNTEVHLSIEDHLTEGEFLNRVVELKKKNKKELSNLKYTYATDEMLKKQPLHLEIKGVKNESVHIKLWQDQNLLLGKEIKIKRLCTGQRFKRWVCEVTSKALHQHFENI, encoded by the coding sequence ATGAAGTCAGTCAGTATATTAGCTACAGGTAGTGAAGTTGTTTCAGGTCAAATCATAAATACGAATGCTGCTTGGTTAGCGCAAAAACTTTCTAAATTGAATTTAGATGTAAATTATCATTGGGCAGTGGCTGATGATCCCCTTAAAATCTTGGAGGCCTTAGAGTACCTCTCAGGCCGCAGTGATGCGGTATTTGTTACAGGAGGCCTAGGGCCTACGACCGATGATTTGACTCGTAAGCTAGTGGCCGATTGGTTGGGCCTTAAACTGAATCTTGTGGACAAGGAGTGGGAACGCATTCAAGAGCGCGTGTTGATTTTGCAAGTGGAAGCGCGTGAGGGTCATAAGTGGCAGGCTTACTTTCCTGAAGGGGCGGAAATTTACACGAACCTAGTGGGTACAGCCTCTGGGTTTAGTCTTAAACGAAAACCGCAAAATACTGAGCTTTATTTTTTGCCAGGCCCACCCGTAGAGATGGAGTACATCTGGGAGACACACCTAGAAGAACGAGTCAGGCTTCTGGCTCCTGCTGAAGGACTTAAGCTTCTGACTTGGCAATTCATTGAGCTGCCTGAATCCGAAGTGGCCTATATTGCAGATACAGTAGTGGATGAACTTAAATTTTTATCAGGTTATCGAGCCATGCCTCCGATTGTGGAGTTTAAGTTGTGGGCTCCACCTAGTTTTGATCCTTCAAAGTCAGGTCCTATTTTAAGACTAGAAAATGAGTTTAGAGATTATTTGCACTCCATCAATGAGTTTAATTATTTGTGGGAGTCGTTCCGTGTATTATCAAAATCAAATACAGAGGTTCATCTAAGTATTGAGGATCATCTGACTGAAGGTGAATTCCTAAATCGTGTGGTGGAGTTGAAGAAGAAAAATAAAAAAGAACTTTCAAACCTAAAATACACTTATGCAACGGATGAGATGTTAAAAAAACAACCTCTACATCTTGAAATCAAAGGTGTAAAAAATGAAAGTGTTCATATTAAACTTTGGCAAGATCAAAACCTTCTTTTAGGAAAAGAAATCAAAATCAAACGTCTTTGCACTGGTCAGCGTTTTAAGCGCTGGGTTTGTGAAGTCACTAGCAAAGCCCTGCATCAGCATTTTGAAAATATTTAG
- a CDS encoding AarF/ABC1/UbiB kinase family protein, with protein MKKVKTGVFQRGFALAKLTLKSGTLAATSVMNSDKEAHIIKQMQLLSKELGMLKGSIMKVGQTLSMYGEHFLPPKANEYLKNLQFNSPPIEWSGIKKFLLEEIGEDVLSELDIDKTSSAAASLGQVHKARHKKTGQLLAIKIQYPGVESAIKSDLKSIKAILGLSKILPGGLQTDQFFEEIETMLIQETNYKLEKTWTEQMYEKLKPYPQFVVPQVQPRYCSKHVITTSYEDGVALDSPDVQALSQDRRNTLALNYLDLYFKELFEFKLVQTDPHLGNYRIRISKDPASQPDQLILYDFGAMREVPDHFGLPFKQLVEGAAQQDKEMIIESAYKLGYLKPDDDPELKNRYFKVCSLIGEPFAEDPTFPFTDQDGNYDWKRTDLPQRVSVAAKEIFKFHKLRVPPRESVFLDRKLAGAFFLVSVLGLKGKAREVLRRYY; from the coding sequence ATGAAAAAAGTCAAAACTGGAGTTTTTCAAAGAGGTTTTGCCCTAGCCAAACTGACCCTTAAGTCTGGAACCTTGGCCGCCACATCTGTGATGAATTCCGACAAAGAAGCACATATCATAAAACAAATGCAACTGCTTTCTAAAGAGCTTGGAATGCTTAAGGGCAGCATCATGAAAGTTGGGCAAACTCTTTCTATGTACGGCGAGCACTTCCTTCCTCCTAAAGCCAACGAATATCTAAAAAATCTACAGTTCAACTCTCCTCCTATTGAGTGGTCAGGCATTAAAAAATTTCTGCTTGAAGAGATCGGAGAAGACGTTTTGTCGGAACTTGATATCGACAAGACCTCAAGTGCTGCCGCCTCCTTGGGGCAGGTGCATAAAGCCCGACATAAAAAGACAGGTCAACTCTTAGCCATTAAGATTCAATACCCAGGAGTTGAGTCTGCCATCAAAAGTGATCTTAAATCTATTAAAGCCATTCTTGGATTATCCAAAATTCTTCCTGGAGGTTTACAAACAGATCAGTTTTTTGAAGAGATCGAAACCATGCTCATCCAAGAGACCAATTACAAACTTGAAAAGACTTGGACAGAGCAGATGTATGAGAAACTCAAACCTTATCCGCAGTTTGTGGTTCCACAGGTGCAACCTAGATACTGCTCTAAACATGTGATCACCACCAGTTACGAAGACGGTGTAGCTTTAGACTCTCCAGACGTTCAAGCTCTTTCACAAGACAGACGAAATACTTTAGCTCTTAATTATTTAGATTTGTACTTCAAAGAGCTTTTTGAGTTTAAACTTGTGCAAACCGATCCTCATCTAGGAAATTATCGAATTCGTATCTCTAAAGACCCCGCATCGCAACCAGATCAACTTATACTCTACGACTTTGGAGCCATGAGAGAGGTGCCCGATCACTTTGGGCTGCCCTTTAAACAATTAGTAGAAGGAGCCGCCCAGCAGGACAAAGAGATGATTATCGAAAGCGCCTATAAGCTGGGTTATCTTAAACCTGATGACGATCCTGAGCTTAAAAACAGATACTTCAAGGTGTGTAGCCTCATCGGTGAACCCTTTGCCGAAGACCCCACGTTTCCTTTTACCGACCAAGATGGAAACTATGATTGGAAGCGCACCGATCTTCCACAAAGAGTGTCCGTAGCGGCTAAAGAGATATTTAAATTTCATAAACTTAGAGTTCCACCTAGGGAATCCGTATTTCTAGATCGTAAACTTGCTGGAGCTTTCTTTTTGGTGAGTGTCTTAGGTCTTAAGGGTAAAGCAAGAGAAGTACTTAGAAGATACTACTAA
- a CDS encoding FHA domain-containing protein yields the protein MFKLKNVEVYFKIEGKEQVKICSSTDFIIGRSAKSDVQIDSQNVSRNHIKIMYRDGIILVEDLNSTNGTYLNGEKLKPGYAKAYESTDRLVFGAKEDVILRLVANEDKSASDSSAPDLGKREQKIKQYNEQISKDSSEPVSSGISSNDALSDAEMLLKRIEEEKKKLRGESSGAASFSQSDESFDSEAKEPSFKSQPPRTQSGPPGIDRSKVSENFLKSEDSDLNVALSSDEDQNEVASHAVSSAPDYGAMSSHPSRSNENPHVASHSAISADHSELSNEIKTLNLQKTTLEEDVASLKNEKQSLQDELNEKDKELESYAGKLQALKDEISSFDSKSAELIKESEEKGKIIRELLGEADKIRGTIRNLNAEVSTEKATLDKIRQEMDSATKSLQGDKTALLNEISNLEEKKKAIATEVLQKEQEQQVTNKKLSDLSNTLSELIAKSGELHKACEEKEKQVQNHVTAVAKLQEEQTSLAETIKNNTSELQSLEQEIVGKKSEIANLEKSIETFKVQNEEFRTKNEDLKSIVQNSQQEADALKTEVAKLLSDLENQKQENQRTIEEAQAAKDTLVKEAEAEKARILQEAETFKQNTEAEALAQKDSILKEADAEKSRILQEAETYKQNAESEANQSKADIIASGQEESKRLIEEASTQSTQVMDEANAKAQNLVEEASSKSKNMVDDAQVQSTQIIQTAEQNAAIALKTAKDEAEALRSGAEADANKVVTSAQSKAKDIIDESREDAQTHLKEAQEKSQHIIAKAKEEAERQKKKFDEEMAESVEEANKTMAALKERATAEVEEIKARATREAEKALKDAKQEAQETKLNAVRHIDEQKKVFEMTEKRRLQANAEKLKKELELVLMTKMKPYLNRQEPESLASIEGIIKGTVGAVLTGEVFDEGELLETMLEAKTLNQQKRVKKFWKMSAVAAVVAVFMVFVGAPFLKERFKDQVREIAEVNKKESAERVEARKNEAKEALFEYFDPQKSDEFKDNYTDLVLYTNGYVDKVLNADYREQWIIELQAYFTDELELSENNLVPFIAMEANMIRELHEESKKINGKFIEQGIQRMREIESKFKKRLMLELSSEEDFKKIMKFQEKFYKKTKVQ from the coding sequence ATGTTTAAACTGAAGAACGTCGAAGTATACTTTAAAATAGAGGGAAAAGAGCAGGTTAAAATCTGCTCTTCGACTGATTTTATAATCGGTCGCTCTGCAAAAAGTGACGTTCAGATTGATTCTCAAAATGTAAGTAGAAACCATATTAAAATCATGTACCGCGATGGTATCATATTAGTTGAAGACCTAAACTCCACTAATGGTACCTATCTAAACGGAGAAAAATTAAAACCAGGTTATGCTAAAGCTTATGAAAGTACGGATCGCTTGGTTTTTGGTGCAAAAGAAGATGTTATACTGAGGCTGGTTGCCAATGAAGACAAGAGTGCTTCAGATTCTTCTGCGCCTGATCTTGGTAAACGAGAACAAAAGATCAAGCAGTATAACGAACAGATCAGTAAAGATTCATCTGAGCCAGTATCTTCTGGGATATCTTCGAATGATGCTTTGTCTGATGCAGAAATGTTATTAAAAAGAATTGAAGAAGAAAAGAAAAAACTGCGTGGGGAATCCTCTGGTGCCGCGTCCTTTTCGCAGTCTGATGAATCTTTCGATTCAGAGGCTAAGGAGCCTTCCTTTAAGTCTCAGCCTCCAAGAACACAATCAGGACCTCCTGGTATTGATCGAAGTAAAGTGAGCGAGAATTTTTTAAAGTCTGAGGATTCAGATTTAAATGTGGCCTTATCTTCTGATGAGGATCAGAACGAGGTGGCATCTCATGCTGTCAGTTCAGCACCAGATTACGGAGCTATGTCCTCACACCCTAGCCGCTCGAATGAGAATCCTCATGTGGCTTCACATTCAGCTATAAGTGCGGACCATAGTGAATTAAGTAATGAGATTAAAACTTTAAATTTACAAAAGACCACTTTAGAAGAAGATGTAGCGTCTTTAAAGAATGAAAAGCAGTCTTTGCAGGACGAACTTAATGAAAAAGATAAAGAGTTAGAGTCTTATGCAGGAAAGTTACAAGCTTTAAAAGACGAAATCAGTAGTTTTGATTCTAAAAGTGCAGAACTGATCAAAGAAAGCGAAGAGAAAGGCAAGATCATTCGTGAACTTCTAGGTGAAGCGGATAAGATTCGTGGAACTATTAGAAATTTAAATGCAGAAGTAAGCACTGAAAAGGCAACGCTTGATAAAATACGACAAGAGATGGACAGTGCTACAAAAAGCCTGCAAGGGGATAAAACTGCACTGTTAAATGAAATTTCTAATTTAGAAGAAAAAAAGAAAGCTATTGCTACGGAAGTGCTGCAAAAAGAACAAGAGCAACAGGTCACCAACAAAAAATTATCTGACTTGAGTAATACATTAAGTGAACTTATTGCTAAATCAGGTGAATTGCACAAAGCTTGTGAAGAAAAAGAAAAGCAAGTTCAAAATCATGTTACAGCTGTAGCTAAGCTACAAGAAGAACAAACAAGTTTAGCTGAAACGATTAAAAATAACACTTCAGAGTTACAATCATTAGAACAAGAGATTGTTGGTAAAAAGTCTGAAATTGCAAATCTTGAAAAAAGCATTGAAACCTTTAAAGTACAAAATGAAGAATTTAGAACTAAAAATGAAGATCTAAAGTCTATTGTGCAAAACTCTCAGCAAGAAGCTGATGCGTTGAAGACCGAAGTTGCAAAGCTGTTGTCTGACTTGGAAAATCAAAAACAAGAAAATCAACGTACAATAGAAGAAGCGCAAGCAGCCAAAGACACACTTGTTAAAGAGGCTGAGGCAGAAAAGGCACGGATTCTTCAAGAAGCAGAAACTTTTAAACAAAATACCGAAGCCGAGGCTTTGGCACAAAAAGACAGTATTTTAAAAGAAGCTGATGCTGAAAAATCAAGAATTTTACAAGAGGCCGAGACTTATAAACAAAACGCTGAGTCAGAGGCTAACCAGTCTAAAGCAGATATTATTGCCAGTGGACAGGAAGAATCAAAACGTTTGATTGAAGAAGCCAGTACACAATCCACACAGGTTATGGACGAGGCCAATGCTAAGGCTCAAAACTTAGTAGAAGAGGCGAGCTCTAAATCCAAGAATATGGTGGATGATGCTCAAGTTCAGTCCACACAGATCATTCAAACAGCAGAGCAGAATGCAGCTATAGCCCTCAAGACAGCAAAGGATGAGGCGGAAGCCTTAAGAAGTGGTGCTGAAGCAGATGCGAATAAGGTTGTCACGTCTGCGCAAAGTAAGGCCAAAGATATCATTGATGAGTCTCGTGAGGATGCCCAAACTCATCTTAAAGAGGCACAAGAAAAATCTCAGCATATTATTGCGAAAGCCAAAGAAGAAGCCGAAAGACAAAAGAAAAAATTTGATGAAGAGATGGCTGAATCTGTAGAGGAAGCAAATAAAACGATGGCTGCCCTTAAGGAAAGAGCAACTGCTGAGGTGGAAGAGATCAAAGCTCGAGCCACTCGTGAGGCAGAAAAAGCTCTAAAGGATGCCAAGCAGGAAGCGCAAGAGACTAAGCTTAATGCCGTTCGACATATTGATGAGCAGAAGAAAGTTTTTGAAATGACAGAAAAACGTCGTTTGCAAGCCAATGCTGAAAAACTGAAAAAAGAACTTGAGCTTGTGTTAATGACCAAGATGAAGCCTTATCTGAATAGACAGGAGCCCGAATCTTTAGCAAGCATTGAGGGGATCATCAAAGGCACAGTGGGTGCTGTACTTACAGGTGAAGTGTTTGATGAAGGTGAGTTGTTAGAAACAATGCTTGAAGCTAAAACTCTGAATCAGCAAAAACGTGTTAAAAAATTCTGGAAGATGTCTGCTGTGGCTGCGGTGGTAGCGGTGTTTATGGTTTTTGTCGGTGCCCCTTTTCTGAAAGAACGTTTCAAAGATCAAGTCCGTGAAATCGCAGAAGTGAATAAAAAAGAAAGTGCAGAAAGAGTTGAAGCACGTAAGAATGAAGCTAAAGAGGCATTGTTTGAATACTTTGATCCTCAAAAATCAGATGAGTTTAAAGATAACTACACAGATCTTGTACTCTACACTAATGGTTACGTGGATAAGGTGTTAAATGCAGATTACCGCGAGCAATGGATCATCGAACTTCAGGCGTACTTTACAGATGAACTTGAGTTAAGTGAAAACAATCTGGTTCCGTTTATTGCCATGGAAGCCAATATGATCCGCGAACTGCATGAAGAGTCTAAAAAGATCAACGGAAAGTTCATTGAACAAGGCATTCAAAGAATGCGCGAAATTGAAAGCAAATTCAAGAAACGTTTAATGCTAGAACTCTCTTCAGAAGAAGACTTTAAAAAGATTATGAAGTTTCAAGAGAAGTTTTATAAAAAAACCAAAGTTCAGTAG